From a single Streptomyces sp. NBC_00377 genomic region:
- a CDS encoding non-ribosomal peptide synthetase codes for MNAEQRSGDVPDIRPRPSAAGGTPLLHERFAAQALRTPHVVAVVDGAHTVTYEELDRAANRMGHFLRGLGAGPDSVVGVSLERGADLVVALLGVWKAGAAYLPLDPGQPPARLTGLVRASGAQVVLAGPALEGAVRDAGARRVGPEEVPAGLPDTAPASGADPDGAAYTVFTSGSTGAPKCVVITHAGIANRVGWTVRKHALGPADRILQKTSIGFDAAGWEIFAPLVIGGSVVLAPHGAERDPAALLRAVADYRVTVLQVVPSVLRILVEEGDWTGCESLRLLFSAGEALHGELVARLREKAGPALEVWNTYGPTECSIDITAQAVDPAQTSGAIPIGRPLPGMRVLVLDPNGDPVPVGTPGELYAGGTGVARGYLGRPDLTAERFVPDPYASEPGSRLYRTGDLVRWRTDRTLDYLGRLDHQVKVNGVRIEPGEIEAALAAHPGVTGAVVLPYEAEGGSKRLAAHLTAGGPQAAGPSADALRAFLRERLPESHIPSFFHTVEAFPLTANGKVNRAMLPTPGEIAAADQPSFVAPRTAAEQLVADAWADLLELDRVGAHDDFFALGGSSLQLTRLAARLRAASGAQISLRGLLRATTVERQAGLIEAPAADEAPIVPVPRDGDLPLSSGQRRLWFLDRMHPGSPEWVAPLFLRLPADTGADTVRRALDALAARHEALRTRYPDRGGEPYQVIGEAGAQLVELRVEDTTRDALEQLFREQFARGFDLAAGPLWRALLARTGGDHVLLLTLHHITVDGWSTVVLERELRELCAAFEAARTPRLPALAVQYADYGAWQHARHTEEFIAGELAHWRTALAGIEPLDLPLDHPRPAERDPRGAVVPFRVEPELADRLDELGKAHRATPFMTLLTAYATLIARYSGSWDIPVGTPVAGRGRPETEGMVGFFLNSLVVRCALDADVTFADALDRVSQAARAAFAHQELPFERLVDELQPERDLSRTPLYQVAFDLHSEGVTSVATEDEDMAAFTAAWQVAKTDLSLFMRRTADGALDGVLEYAATLFERATAERLAGHFTSLLRCVAEQPDLPLGKVDFLSAEERGRLLVGFNDTEVSAESETVLALVEAWATADPDVTALSYGSRSVTYGELDARANRLAHVLREHGVGAESRVAVLLDRGPELITALLAVWKAGGAYLPVDPSCPAERLTAMRRSARALTVITSSAYRETAGDGAVLVDTDAARIAAAPATRPARTDDLDRLAYVIFTSGSTGTPKGVEVTHRGLVNHVAWAARELAPRDYGGAPLFSSVAFDLVVPNLWAPLVTGQRLFLLPQDTDLSELGKHLAEAEPFSFVKLTPGHLDVLALQLTPAQAGALAPVLVVAGEAFSRATLERWRALAPDTRLVNEYGPTEASVGTCVFEVPDGTAGAGTEILPIGRPLPNMTMYVLDDRFQPVPAGVAGELYVGGTGVARGYANRPDLTAERFLPDPFGTPGARVYRTGDRVRRRADGNVEFLGRFDDQVKIRGYRVELGEVQAVLAAHPAVREAFLTVHAHDNGEKQLVAHYVAESGGDLADTLVAHCAQRLPDYMVPTVWTRLDALPLNANGKVDRRALPVPGADTATGGHVPPSGPVEERIAEIWTELLGTRAGAHDNFFHVGGNSILAIRLISRIQEEFEIDLAVRTVFEGPTVARLAATVEERIRAEIAALTDSELVNDELLVKGYDA; via the coding sequence GTGAACGCCGAACAGCGGTCGGGTGACGTCCCCGACATCCGTCCCCGGCCGTCGGCGGCCGGAGGCACCCCCCTTCTGCACGAGAGGTTCGCCGCGCAGGCCCTGCGCACGCCGCACGTGGTCGCCGTCGTCGACGGCGCGCACACCGTGACGTACGAGGAGCTCGACCGCGCGGCCAACCGCATGGGGCACTTCCTGCGGGGGCTGGGGGCCGGGCCGGACTCCGTCGTCGGGGTCAGCCTGGAACGCGGCGCCGACCTGGTCGTCGCGCTGCTCGGCGTCTGGAAGGCGGGCGCCGCCTACCTGCCGCTGGACCCGGGTCAGCCGCCGGCCCGGCTGACCGGCCTGGTCCGCGCGTCGGGCGCCCAGGTCGTCCTGGCCGGCCCGGCGCTCGAAGGCGCCGTCCGTGACGCCGGCGCTCGCCGGGTGGGCCCCGAAGAGGTGCCCGCCGGCCTGCCGGACACCGCTCCCGCGAGCGGCGCGGACCCGGACGGCGCGGCGTACACCGTCTTCACCTCCGGCTCCACCGGCGCGCCCAAGTGCGTCGTCATCACCCACGCGGGCATCGCGAACCGGGTCGGCTGGACCGTGCGCAAGCACGCGCTCGGGCCCGCCGATCGCATCCTTCAGAAGACGTCCATCGGCTTCGACGCGGCAGGCTGGGAGATCTTCGCCCCGCTGGTCATCGGCGGCAGTGTGGTCCTCGCCCCGCACGGCGCCGAGCGGGACCCGGCGGCGCTGTTGCGCGCGGTGGCCGACTACCGCGTCACCGTCCTCCAGGTGGTCCCCTCCGTCCTGCGCATCCTCGTCGAGGAGGGCGACTGGACCGGCTGTGAGTCGCTGCGGCTGCTGTTCTCCGCCGGTGAGGCGCTGCACGGCGAGCTCGTCGCCCGGCTGCGTGAGAAGGCCGGCCCGGCACTCGAGGTGTGGAACACCTACGGGCCCACCGAGTGCTCCATCGACATCACCGCCCAGGCCGTCGACCCGGCGCAGACCAGCGGCGCGATCCCCATCGGCCGCCCCCTCCCCGGGATGCGCGTCCTGGTCCTCGACCCGAACGGCGACCCGGTCCCCGTCGGCACGCCGGGCGAGCTGTACGCGGGCGGTACCGGTGTGGCCCGCGGCTACCTTGGCCGCCCCGACCTGACCGCCGAACGCTTCGTGCCCGACCCCTACGCGAGTGAGCCCGGCTCCCGCCTCTACCGCACCGGGGACCTGGTGCGCTGGCGCACCGACCGCACCCTCGACTACCTGGGCCGCCTCGACCACCAGGTGAAGGTCAACGGCGTCCGTATCGAGCCGGGCGAGATCGAGGCGGCGCTCGCCGCCCACCCCGGCGTCACCGGCGCGGTCGTCCTGCCCTACGAGGCGGAGGGCGGCAGCAAGCGGCTCGCCGCGCACCTCACCGCGGGCGGTCCCCAGGCCGCCGGCCCGTCGGCCGACGCGCTGCGCGCCTTCCTGCGCGAGCGGCTCCCCGAGAGCCACATCCCGTCGTTCTTCCACACCGTCGAGGCCTTCCCGCTCACCGCCAACGGCAAGGTCAACCGGGCCATGCTGCCCACCCCGGGCGAGATCGCCGCCGCCGACCAGCCGTCGTTCGTCGCCCCGCGCACCGCCGCCGAACAGCTCGTCGCGGACGCCTGGGCCGACCTGCTGGAACTGGACCGGGTCGGGGCACACGACGACTTCTTCGCCCTGGGCGGCTCCTCCCTCCAGCTGACCCGTCTCGCCGCCAGGCTGCGCGCCGCGTCCGGTGCGCAGATCTCGTTGCGCGGACTGCTGCGCGCCACCACCGTCGAGAGGCAGGCCGGGCTCATCGAGGCCCCCGCCGCCGACGAGGCCCCGATCGTGCCGGTCCCGCGCGACGGCGATCTGCCGCTGTCGTCCGGACAGCGCCGCCTGTGGTTCCTGGACCGGATGCACCCGGGCAGCCCCGAGTGGGTGGCCCCCCTCTTCCTGCGGCTGCCCGCGGACACCGGCGCCGACACCGTGCGGCGCGCCCTGGACGCGCTGGCCGCCCGCCACGAGGCGCTGCGCACCCGCTACCCGGACCGGGGCGGCGAGCCGTACCAGGTGATCGGCGAGGCCGGTGCGCAACTAGTCGAACTCCGCGTCGAGGACACCACCCGCGACGCACTGGAGCAGCTGTTCCGCGAGCAGTTCGCCCGCGGCTTCGACCTGGCCGCGGGACCGCTGTGGCGGGCGCTGCTCGCCCGCACCGGCGGCGACCACGTGCTGCTCCTCACGCTGCACCACATCACCGTGGACGGCTGGTCCACGGTCGTCCTCGAGCGTGAACTGCGGGAGCTGTGCGCCGCGTTCGAGGCGGCCCGCACACCGCGGCTGCCCGCGCTCGCCGTGCAGTACGCCGACTACGGGGCCTGGCAGCATGCCCGGCACACCGAGGAGTTCATCGCGGGTGAGCTCGCCCACTGGCGCACCGCGCTGGCCGGTATCGAGCCCCTCGACCTGCCCCTGGACCATCCCCGCCCGGCGGAACGCGACCCCCGCGGCGCTGTCGTCCCCTTCCGTGTCGAGCCCGAACTGGCCGACCGTCTCGACGAGTTGGGCAAGGCGCACCGCGCGACGCCGTTCATGACGCTGCTCACCGCCTACGCCACCCTGATCGCCCGCTACAGCGGCAGCTGGGACATCCCGGTGGGCACCCCCGTCGCCGGCCGCGGCCGCCCCGAGACCGAGGGCATGGTCGGCTTCTTCCTCAACTCGCTCGTCGTCCGGTGCGCGCTGGACGCCGACGTCACCTTCGCCGACGCCCTCGACCGGGTCAGCCAGGCCGCGCGCGCCGCCTTCGCCCACCAGGAACTTCCCTTCGAACGGCTCGTCGACGAGCTCCAGCCCGAGCGCGACCTCTCCCGCACCCCGCTCTACCAGGTCGCTTTCGACCTGCACAGCGAGGGCGTCACCAGCGTCGCCACCGAGGACGAGGACATGGCGGCCTTCACCGCCGCCTGGCAGGTCGCCAAGACCGACCTCTCCCTGTTCATGCGCAGGACGGCGGACGGCGCCCTGGACGGCGTGCTCGAGTACGCCGCCACCCTCTTCGAGCGCGCCACCGCCGAGCGCCTCGCCGGACACTTCACCAGCCTGCTCCGGTGCGTCGCCGAGCAGCCCGACCTGCCGCTCGGCAAGGTCGACTTCCTGTCGGCCGAGGAGCGCGGCCGGCTCCTCGTCGGATTCAACGACACCGAGGTCAGCGCCGAGTCCGAGACGGTTCTCGCACTCGTCGAGGCCTGGGCCACCGCCGACCCGGACGTCACCGCCCTCTCGTACGGCTCGCGGAGCGTCACCTACGGCGAGCTGGACGCCCGCGCCAACCGTCTCGCGCATGTGCTGCGGGAGCACGGGGTCGGCGCCGAGTCGCGGGTCGCGGTGCTCCTGGACCGGGGCCCCGAGCTGATCACGGCCCTGCTCGCGGTGTGGAAGGCGGGCGGCGCCTATCTGCCCGTCGACCCCTCCTGCCCCGCCGAGCGGCTCACCGCGATGCGCCGCAGCGCGCGCGCACTCACGGTGATCACCTCGAGCGCGTACAGGGAGACCGCCGGGGACGGCGCGGTCCTCGTCGACACCGACGCGGCCCGGATCGCGGCCGCGCCGGCCACCCGGCCCGCCCGCACCGACGACCTCGACCGGCTCGCCTACGTGATCTTCACGTCGGGCTCCACCGGGACGCCCAAGGGGGTCGAGGTCACCCATCGCGGGCTCGTCAACCACGTCGCCTGGGCGGCACGCGAGCTGGCGCCGCGCGACTACGGCGGGGCCCCGCTGTTCTCCTCCGTCGCCTTCGACCTCGTCGTCCCCAACCTGTGGGCGCCGCTGGTCACCGGGCAGCGGCTGTTCCTGCTGCCGCAGGACACCGACCTCTCGGAGCTCGGCAAGCACCTCGCCGAGGCCGAGCCGTTCAGCTTCGTGAAGCTCACCCCCGGCCACCTCGACGTGCTCGCCCTCCAGCTGACCCCGGCCCAGGCCGGCGCCCTGGCCCCGGTCCTGGTCGTGGCGGGGGAGGCCTTCTCCAGGGCCACCCTGGAGCGGTGGCGGGCCCTGGCCCCCGACACTCGCCTGGTCAACGAGTACGGGCCCACCGAGGCCTCCGTGGGCACCTGCGTCTTCGAGGTGCCCGACGGGACCGCAGGGGCCGGCACGGAGATCCTGCCGATCGGCCGGCCGCTGCCGAACATGACGATGTACGTCCTGGACGACCGGTTCCAGCCGGTGCCCGCCGGGGTCGCGGGAGAGCTGTACGTCGGCGGCACCGGAGTGGCCCGCGGCTACGCGAACCGCCCCGACCTGACCGCCGAGCGCTTCCTGCCCGACCCGTTCGGCACGCCCGGCGCCCGCGTCTACCGGACCGGCGACCGGGTCCGCCGGCGGGCCGACGGCAACGTCGAGTTCCTCGGCCGGTTCGACGACCAGGTCAAGATCCGCGGCTACCGCGTGGAACTCGGCGAGGTCCAGGCCGTCCTGGCCGCACACCCGGCCGTACGCGAGGCGTTCCTCACCGTCCACGCACACGACAACGGTGAGAAGCAGCTGGTCGCCCACTACGTCGCCGAGAGCGGCGGCGACTTGGCCGACACCCTCGTCGCGCACTGCGCCCAGCGGCTGCCGGACTACATGGTCCCCACCGTCTGGACCCGGCTCGACGCGCTGCCCCTCAACGCCAACGGCAAGGTCGACCGGCGCGCCCTGCCCGTCCCCGGCGCGGACACCGCGACCGGGGGACATGTGCCGCCGAGCGGTCCCGTCGAGGAACGCATCGCCGAGATCTGGACCGAGCTGCTCGGCACCCGGGCCGGAGCGCACGACAACTTCTTCCACGTGGGCGGCAATTCGATCCTCGCGATCCGGCTGATCTCCCGCATCCAGGAGGAGTTCGAGATCGATCTCGCGGTGCGAACGGTGTTCGAGGGACCCACGGTCGCGCGCCTCGCGGCCACCGTCGAGGAGCGCATCAGGGCGGAGATCGCCGCGCTCACCGACTCGGAACTCGTGAATGACGAACTGCTGGTGAAGGGGTACGACGCATGA
- a CDS encoding MbtH family protein, whose amino-acid sequence MATELNDDRTYRVVRNDEDQYSIWWAERDLPAGWTAEGTEGTREQCLSRIAEVWTDMRPRSLRERMEADAA is encoded by the coding sequence ATGGCGACCGAGCTGAACGACGACCGCACCTACCGCGTCGTCCGCAACGACGAGGACCAGTACTCGATCTGGTGGGCCGAGCGCGATCTGCCCGCCGGCTGGACCGCCGAGGGCACCGAGGGCACCCGCGAGCAGTGCCTCTCCCGGATCGCCGAGGTCTGGACGGACATGCGCCCGCGCAGCCTGCGCGAGCGCATGGAGGCCGACGCGGCCTGA
- the sbnB gene encoding 2,3-diaminopropionate biosynthesis protein SbnB: MIVIRHADVESILDGREADNVRTVAEAYRLHAAGQTAVPHSVFLRFPGHDRDRIIGLPAYRGGDRPVAGMKWISSFPANIESGLQRASAAILLNSLATGHPEALVEGSVISARRTAAGAALAAELLTREARPTGVALIGCGVINHEILRHLRAVLPELTEVTLYDRARPRAEEFAGRVAAEAPGLRIAYADSLDEALGAHPLISFATTAGVPHTGLDAVRPGSLVLHVSLRDLRPEALLGAHNIVDDADHVCRERTSPHLAEQLTGNRDFIDASIGELLTGEREFVRVPGRTTVFSPFGLGVLDMALAAFVHDVAAAKGLGVRVDGFLPPPTA; encoded by the coding sequence ATGATCGTCATCCGGCACGCCGATGTGGAGAGCATCCTCGACGGCCGCGAGGCGGACAATGTCCGCACCGTCGCCGAGGCCTACCGGCTGCACGCCGCCGGGCAGACCGCGGTCCCGCACTCCGTCTTCCTGCGCTTCCCGGGACACGACCGGGACCGCATCATCGGCCTGCCGGCCTACCGCGGCGGCGATCGCCCCGTGGCGGGCATGAAGTGGATCTCGTCCTTCCCGGCGAACATCGAGTCGGGACTCCAGCGCGCCAGCGCCGCGATCCTGCTCAACTCACTGGCCACGGGCCATCCCGAGGCGTTGGTCGAGGGTTCGGTGATCTCCGCCAGGCGCACCGCGGCCGGTGCCGCGCTCGCCGCCGAGCTGCTGACCCGCGAGGCGCGTCCGACCGGGGTCGCGCTGATCGGCTGCGGTGTCATCAACCACGAGATCCTGCGCCATCTGCGGGCGGTGCTGCCGGAGCTGACCGAGGTCACGCTGTACGACCGGGCACGGCCCCGCGCCGAGGAGTTCGCCGGGCGGGTCGCAGCCGAGGCGCCCGGGCTGCGGATCGCGTACGCCGACTCGCTCGACGAGGCCCTCGGCGCGCACCCGCTGATCTCCTTCGCGACCACGGCGGGCGTGCCGCACACCGGCCTCGACGCGGTGCGGCCCGGCTCGCTGGTGCTGCACGTCTCGCTGCGCGACCTGCGCCCCGAGGCGCTGCTCGGCGCCCACAACATCGTCGACGACGCCGACCACGTGTGCCGCGAGCGCACCTCGCCGCACCTGGCGGAGCAGCTCACCGGCAACCGCGACTTCATCGACGCCTCGATCGGTGAACTGCTCACCGGTGAGAGGGAGTTCGTCCGCGTCCCGGGCCGCACGACGGTCTTCTCGCCCTTCGGGCTCGGGGTGCTCGACATGGCCCTCGCCGCCTTCGTGCACGACGTGGCGGCAGCCAAGGGCCTGGGAGTACGGGTCGACGGCTTCCTGCCCCCGCCGACCGCCTGA
- the sbnA gene encoding 2,3-diaminopropionate biosynthesis protein SbnA, with translation MPEKPYSGILSTIGNTPLVHMENLLPGFGSKVYAKVERFNPGGSIKDRSALRMLVDAVSSGELRPGESVVVESSSGNLAVGLAQVCRYFGLRFICVVDGKTTGQNLAILNAFGAEVEVITERDTATGEYLPARLRRVRELVAGTANAFWPNQYANPLNPRAHEVTMREIARSLDGRVDYLFASVSTFGTLKGCADHIQDEGLGTTVVAVDALGSAIFGLESTARLIPGHGASVVPPLMDPQAADDVVHISDLECVAACRRLVAREAILAGGSSGATVAALRKYAERIPDGSNCVLIFPDGGDRYLDTIYSDDWVRRNFGEVSHLWKD, from the coding sequence GTGCCCGAGAAACCGTACTCAGGAATTCTGTCGACCATCGGGAACACCCCCCTGGTCCACATGGAAAACCTGCTGCCCGGCTTCGGGTCCAAGGTCTACGCCAAGGTCGAGCGATTCAACCCGGGCGGCAGCATCAAGGACCGGTCGGCGCTGAGAATGCTCGTCGACGCGGTAAGCAGCGGTGAACTGCGGCCGGGCGAGTCCGTCGTAGTCGAGTCCAGTTCCGGCAATCTCGCCGTCGGACTCGCGCAGGTCTGCCGCTACTTCGGACTGCGCTTCATCTGCGTGGTCGACGGCAAGACCACCGGTCAGAACCTCGCCATCCTCAACGCCTTCGGCGCCGAGGTCGAGGTCATCACCGAGCGGGACACGGCCACCGGCGAGTATCTGCCGGCCCGTCTGCGCAGGGTGCGCGAGCTGGTCGCGGGCACCGCCAACGCGTTCTGGCCCAACCAGTACGCCAACCCCCTCAACCCGCGCGCCCACGAGGTCACCATGCGGGAGATAGCCCGGTCCCTGGACGGCCGGGTCGACTATCTCTTCGCCTCGGTCTCGACCTTCGGCACTCTCAAGGGCTGCGCCGACCACATCCAGGACGAGGGTCTCGGCACCACGGTCGTCGCCGTCGACGCCCTGGGCAGCGCGATCTTCGGGCTCGAATCGACGGCACGGCTCATCCCCGGGCACGGCGCCTCCGTGGTGCCGCCGCTGATGGACCCCCAGGCCGCCGACGACGTGGTCCACATCTCCGACCTCGAATGCGTCGCGGCCTGCCGCAGGCTCGTCGCCCGCGAGGCGATCCTGGCCGGCGGTTCGTCCGGGGCGACGGTCGCGGCCCTGCGGAAATACGCGGAGCGCATTCCGGACGGTTCGAACTGCGTGCTCATTTTCCCCGACGGCGGCGACCGCTATCTCGACACCATCTATTCCGACGACTGGGTGCGCCGGAATTTCGGCGAGGTCTCCCATCTCTGGAAGGACTGA
- a CDS encoding MMPL family transporter → MNQAAGAGRRPLVERITHWSVRNRKRAAFGWLGLVVLIIAIGAGLGSTSLDEHAPGETGRAQKMLDDAAVFSPPQENVLIEAKAGDPAYASNPGMQQAAKDVAQALRGLGKDETGADWASDVVTPTDGAEAARKLVSEDGRSLLVRFSVTGYSMEPMEKAVAEQARTHPGVAITQTGKVSVSQAIDKIQDDDFLRAELLSIPLTVVILAVVFGSLVSAGLPVLISLVSVVAAMGFLTFFGKWIAIGDSTPSVVLLIGMAVGVDYSLFYLRRAREERAAGHDNDTALIIAGRTSGKAVVVSGLTVMVALAGLFFTGIETFTGMTVGTIAVVGIAMLGAITALPAMLSSLGERVDRWKVPWLGARRTVVKDSRVWGAVVRQVVKAPVVWAAVGALALALLAVPALGMKLSDPDLKHRLPTDVPALQALERVEKAFPVDTQPAEVVVRGTDLDGAAVKSAIGALKEQVADSGGKLMEPVEASLIPGGKLMVVRVPLAGDGKNAESVAALKELRDTALPASFGKVDGLEFAVAGDTAKQEDFNSALDGSAPWVFGFVIVLAFVLLAAAFRSLVIPIVSIVLNLLSIGAAYGVLTLVFQDGHLSSLLDFRSYGAVVSWLPLFMFVTLFGLSMDYHVFILSRVREYRGRGLSTKQAVVEGITKSAGVVTSAAAVMIAVFSVFATLSAIDFKMVGVGLATAVLIDATIVRGVLLPAALTMFGDATWKMPRALRLLPGVSLEGSDEPAPAPAAPDAVRAPQPTVAEQVPAGPGSRTR, encoded by the coding sequence ATGAATCAGGCAGCCGGGGCCGGTCGACGGCCATTGGTCGAACGGATCACCCACTGGAGTGTCCGAAATCGGAAACGGGCAGCCTTCGGCTGGCTGGGTCTGGTTGTCCTCATCATCGCGATCGGCGCGGGCCTGGGCTCCACCAGCCTCGACGAGCACGCGCCCGGTGAGACGGGCCGCGCACAGAAGATGCTGGACGACGCGGCCGTGTTCTCGCCGCCGCAGGAGAACGTGCTGATCGAGGCCAAGGCGGGCGACCCCGCCTACGCCTCCAACCCCGGGATGCAGCAGGCCGCCAAGGACGTCGCGCAGGCGCTGCGCGGACTCGGCAAGGACGAGACCGGCGCCGACTGGGCCTCCGACGTCGTCACGCCGACCGACGGCGCCGAAGCGGCCCGAAAGCTCGTGTCCGAGGACGGGCGTTCGCTGCTCGTCCGGTTCTCCGTGACCGGCTACTCGATGGAGCCGATGGAGAAGGCCGTCGCCGAACAGGCCAGGACGCACCCGGGTGTCGCCATCACCCAGACCGGCAAGGTCAGCGTCAGCCAGGCGATCGACAAGATCCAGGACGACGACTTCCTCCGCGCCGAGCTGCTGTCCATCCCGCTCACCGTGGTGATCCTCGCCGTCGTCTTCGGCTCGCTCGTCTCGGCCGGCCTGCCGGTCCTGATCTCGCTGGTCTCCGTCGTGGCGGCCATGGGCTTCCTGACGTTCTTCGGCAAGTGGATCGCGATCGGGGACTCCACCCCCTCGGTGGTGCTCCTGATCGGCATGGCCGTGGGCGTCGACTACTCGCTGTTCTACCTGCGCCGGGCCCGCGAGGAGCGGGCCGCCGGACACGACAACGACACCGCGCTGATCATCGCGGGCCGTACCTCCGGCAAGGCGGTCGTGGTCTCCGGGCTCACCGTCATGGTCGCGCTCGCCGGACTCTTCTTCACCGGCATCGAGACCTTCACCGGTATGACCGTCGGCACCATCGCCGTCGTCGGCATCGCCATGCTCGGCGCCATCACCGCGCTGCCCGCCATGCTGTCCTCGCTCGGCGAGCGCGTCGACCGCTGGAAGGTGCCGTGGCTCGGCGCCCGCCGCACCGTGGTCAAGGACTCCCGGGTGTGGGGCGCGGTCGTGCGCCAGGTCGTCAAGGCCCCCGTCGTCTGGGCCGCGGTCGGCGCCCTGGCCCTGGCCCTGCTCGCCGTGCCCGCGCTCGGTATGAAGCTCTCCGACCCCGACCTCAAGCACCGGCTGCCCACCGACGTACCGGCGTTGCAGGCCCTCGAGCGGGTCGAGAAGGCGTTCCCGGTCGACACCCAGCCGGCCGAGGTCGTCGTGCGCGGCACGGATCTGGACGGGGCCGCGGTCAAGTCCGCGATCGGCGCCCTCAAGGAGCAGGTCGCCGACAGCGGCGGCAAGCTGATGGAGCCCGTAGAGGCCAGCCTCATCCCCGGCGGCAAGCTCATGGTGGTCCGGGTGCCGCTCGCCGGTGACGGCAAGAACGCCGAGTCGGTGGCCGCCCTGAAGGAACTGCGCGACACGGCACTGCCCGCCTCCTTCGGCAAGGTCGACGGCCTGGAGTTCGCGGTCGCCGGCGACACCGCCAAGCAGGAGGACTTCAACTCGGCGCTCGACGGCAGCGCCCCCTGGGTCTTCGGCTTCGTGATCGTCCTCGCGTTCGTGCTGCTCGCGGCCGCCTTCCGGTCGCTGGTGATCCCCATCGTGTCGATCGTCCTCAACCTGCTGTCGATCGGCGCGGCCTACGGCGTCCTGACCCTGGTCTTCCAGGACGGGCACCTGTCCTCGCTCCTGGACTTCCGCTCCTACGGCGCGGTGGTCAGCTGGCTGCCGCTGTTCATGTTCGTCACCCTGTTCGGGCTGAGCATGGACTACCACGTGTTCATCCTCAGCCGGGTGCGTGAGTACCGAGGCCGGGGCCTGTCCACCAAGCAGGCCGTGGTGGAGGGCATCACCAAGAGCGCGGGCGTCGTCACCAGCGCCGCCGCCGTGATGATCGCGGTGTTCTCGGTCTTCGCCACACTCTCCGCCATCGACTTCAAGATGGTGGGCGTCGGGCTCGCGACGGCCGTGCTCATCGACGCCACGATCGTGCGCGGAGTGCTGCTGCCGGCCGCGCTGACCATGTTCGGCGACGCCACCTGGAAGATGCCGCGGGCCCTGCGCCTCCTGCCGGGCGTCAGCCTGGAGGGCAGCGACGAGCCCGCTCCCGCGCCGGCGGCCCCGGACGCGGTCCGCGCGCCGCAGCCGACGGTCGCCGAGCAGGTGCCCGCCGGACCCGGGTCCCGCACCCGCTGA
- a CDS encoding condensation domain-containing protein, translating into MTAAPPRPAGRASTAALPLSEGQEAMWFLHRLAPGSAAYNVVLGVRVHSPLDEENLRRSVAALAGRHELLSSVYEEEDGQPVRRPAPDLTVPFEVREAHGSTDEELTALAREAGARPFALTDAWPFRVVLLRRGPADAALVVAAHHIASDATSQWLMLRDLLDAYALGGVPLPAVGVPYSLHVEQERALAGSPARARAEQYWAGLGQGTTAATLPPDRPATGPAALRGATCVHPLAPALAARLPGAAAEAGVTPFALLLGAFQAAVHRSTGLDDFLIGCPASSRIGKGTADMVGYLVNSLALRARFAPGSTIGDTVSEAHLGLLAGLGRLRHPVPVPRFAMAVTLLAIDRLPVPGLVGAARPATYGGLRLSLLDLPHMEGQFDFNVELRSSADELTIVLRYADELFDRETVERFAAVCTRMIEAAVDQPSAVVSCLPLTTGDELAELLSLGDGQYDDW; encoded by the coding sequence GTGACCGCCGCGCCCCCGCGCCCCGCCGGCCGGGCGAGTACCGCCGCGCTCCCGCTCTCCGAGGGCCAGGAAGCCATGTGGTTCCTGCACCGGCTCGCCCCCGGCAGCGCCGCGTACAACGTGGTGCTCGGGGTGCGGGTGCACAGCCCGCTCGACGAGGAGAACCTGCGCCGCTCGGTGGCCGCCCTCGCCGGCCGCCACGAACTGCTCAGCTCCGTGTACGAGGAGGAGGACGGGCAGCCGGTGCGCCGGCCCGCGCCGGACCTGACCGTGCCGTTCGAGGTGCGCGAGGCGCACGGCAGCACGGACGAGGAGCTGACCGCGCTCGCCCGCGAGGCCGGCGCCCGGCCGTTCGCGCTCACCGACGCCTGGCCCTTCCGGGTCGTGCTGCTGCGCCGCGGGCCCGCCGACGCGGCGCTGGTGGTCGCCGCCCACCACATCGCCAGCGACGCCACCAGCCAGTGGCTGATGCTGCGCGACCTCCTCGACGCGTACGCCCTCGGCGGGGTGCCGCTGCCCGCCGTCGGCGTCCCGTACAGCCTGCACGTCGAACAGGAACGGGCGCTCGCCGGCAGCCCCGCCCGCGCCCGCGCCGAGCAGTACTGGGCCGGGCTCGGCCAGGGCACCACCGCCGCGACCCTGCCCCCCGACCGGCCCGCCACAGGTCCCGCGGCGCTGCGCGGCGCGACCTGCGTCCACCCGCTCGCCCCTGCCCTCGCCGCCCGGCTGCCCGGTGCGGCCGCGGAGGCCGGGGTGACGCCCTTCGCGCTGCTGCTCGGCGCGTTCCAGGCCGCCGTGCACCGCTCCACCGGACTCGACGACTTCCTCATCGGCTGCCCCGCGTCCAGCCGGATCGGCAAGGGCACCGCCGACATGGTCGGCTATCTCGTCAACTCCCTCGCCCTGCGCGCCCGTTTCGCCCCCGGCAGCACCATCGGCGACACGGTGAGCGAGGCGCACCTGGGACTGCTCGCCGGCCTCGGACGGCTGCGCCACCCCGTGCCCGTACCCAGGTTCGCCATGGCCGTGACGCTGCTCGCCATCGACCGGCTGCCGGTCCCCGGCCTGGTCGGCGCGGCACGACCAGCCACGTACGGGGGACTTCGGCTGTCGCTCCTCGACCTTCCGCACATGGAGGGCCAGTTCGACTTCAACGTCGAACTGCGCAGCTCTGCCGACGAGTTGACGATCGTCCTGCGCTACGCCGACGAGCTGTTCGACCGGGAGACCGTCGAGCGGTTCGCCGCGGTGTGCACCCGCATGATCGAGGCGGCGGTGGACCAGCCCTCGGCCGTCGTCTCGTGCCTCCCGCTGACCACGGGCGACGAGCTCGCGGAACTGCTGAGCCTGGGCGACGGCCAGTACGACGACTGGTGA